The genomic region GCTTTCTACACTGGGCCTACAGGTTTGTTACCATCTAATTCAATAATTTTAATTTCTGTAAGTCGTTATTATTCGTTATGTGAATTATGCTCTGATATTTAATTGCAGTTGGGGGTCTTTTGAATGCTACTTTCGGCAACGCAACAGAGTTGATAATATCAATGTACGCAATGAAACACGGTATGCTACGTGTCGTACAACAATCATTACTCGGGTCAATTTTGTCAAACATGTTGCTTGTTCTCGGATGTGCGTTTTTCTGTGGAGGAATCGTTCATCCTAATAAACAACAAGTGTTCAACAAGGTCAGTTTAGTAATTTTTAACTTGATATTAGCGATATTGGTTAACAGTAAAGTTTAAATTATACCAACTCTTTGGCAGTCAAATGCTGTAATGAGCTCCGGATTACTGTTAATGGCAGTTATGGGTCTGTTATTCCCAGCTGTTCTCCACTTCACACATACCGAATTGCATTTCGGGAAATCGGAATTAGCACTTTCAAGATTTAGCAGTTGTATAATGCTTGTAGCGTATTGTGGATATATCTTTTTTCAGTTGACTAGTCAAAGGAACAACTCGTATACCCCGATCATGGAGGTTGGTGCTCGTCCTGTTAGCTATAGAGATTGTTTACAGTTTTACACGTTAGAaatgtatttttattattttataaagaATATAATAATTTTCTAATATTGTAGTTAAAAATATCAGGAAACTAATCCGGACGATGGTGGTTCAGATGATGAAGAATCTCCGGATATTTCGAAGTATGAATCGGTTATCTGGCTCAGCATCTTGACACTTGTCATTTCGGTTCTTTCGGAATATCTAGTCAACACAATTGAGGTATCCAAATTGTTTTGATCCTATACGAAACTATATCAtgaatttttatatattattataaaacattattttatctttcAGGGCGCTTCTGTTGCGATGAATATTCCAATAGCATTTATTAGTGTTATTCTGCTTCCTATTGTTGGAAATGCAGCAGAACATGCTAGTGCGATTATATTTGCAGTTAAAGACAAGCTTGTAAGCGATTACGTGCTATTTATAATTTATCCTAAAAAATCATTTTTCAATGAGGTTTGGCccgttttgcgactttcgtccaaaggtttgtttttctgcatctggatccagaaggtttgaaatcttgccattttcatgcggctcgttaactccatccatttttctccattaagtcaggggtattccgtcttttttgctaacctaaatggcaattcggtctttttcaggggtGTTTGGTAtatttacataaagtgaaaaagactggATTCCCCtataagttagcaaaaaagacggaaatacctctgacttaatggagaaaaatggatggagttaacgggccggatgaaaatggctagatttcaaaccttttggatccagatgcggaaaaacaaacctttggacaaaagtcgcaaaactggtcaaacctcagggacgaaaatgacattttactctaaaaaataaaataaattggtTACTGTCATACTGTGTGCAGGATATATCTTTAGGAGTGGCGATTGGCTCATCAACACAAATATCTATGTTTGCGGTATACATTTTCATGTTTATAGCATGTGTTACCGGTTACGTATAATATTGTATGGACTATGGAGTTgctaattttattatttatttcttGCAACGGTAGATACCTTTTTGTGTGGTGGTTGGGTGGATCATGGGACGTCCACTGGACCTAAATTTTCAACTTTTCGAGACCGCAACTCTTATTATGACGGTTCTGGTAGTGGCTTTCATGTTGCAGGTTCACCCCTTTAGGGAAAATCGATACTTTATACGCTATATGCCATTTTCGGTCAAATTTGCACCTAAACTTTGTTATATGTTTGCAGGACGGAACGTCTAATTACTTCAAGGGATTAATGCTTGTATTTTGTTATTTGATAGTCGGTGCAAGTTTTTTTGTACATGTAGATCCTCAATCTATACGTAAGTTATCTCACTTTATTTTAAATTGTTGTTCGACTTTTGATCAAAGCGTTTGTGTTTTACATTGTTGTTGGAAGTGACTGACTTGTGTTTTTATCGCAGAAGATAAACCGTAAAAGCCGTAGTTGCAGAAGATAAACCCCTTCAGTTCTACATTTTCTTAAATGTCTTTCATGATGGTGTAATTTTTATTGCATACTACTACTATGTAATAGTAGTTCATAATTGTTATCCATGATGGCTGTAGATATATTCAGTTTTCAATATTAGTTAATTCTGGTATTTTTACCTCCATTTATTGTCATTGTACCATTCGCGGTTTTCCTTTCTACCCTGCAAAAACTGTAGCACAATCTACAAATTATGCAACCAAATACATCACAGCACATTCTTTTCAAAAGCGTATGAAGATCGACTAACGATAAATTAAGATTAGTGATCAAAAGTAATCGCCTGACCCATTTTGTCCGATAAACCACGGCAACTAGTGATGAATATTTGATTTATAAAAACATTATGCAAGTTGGATACTGATTCCGCAATCTTTGAACATAAAACTTGCATCCTGTCACGGATATCGCTTTCTCCATCTAGCATCACGAACGTAAACAAGTCGAGCCAAGCCCGAGCTCAAtgaagcttgagctcggctcgtttcAAGCTCGAGGTCTAAAGCTTGAGTTCAGCTCAACTCGGACTTGGCTAGTTTATCGTTTAATTTATTTATGTATATGTAACCATAATATATATTCTTTATAGTTGCTATTTTTATCATAATGTGGAAGATCTAATGTCTTTATTGCTAACACAATGCACCAAAACCATAGAGCAATAATAAAGGAAACTATAAACTGATGTCATTTCTGTTATATTTTTTCATTTAAAGTCATGTATATGTCATaaaaatcatttgaaaaaaatGTAACTAGTTCAAGATCTCCCTTTTAATCTTTATTTCCTCTGATTCTTCGAAGCAAAACGAAGAACTACGTAGAACAAGATCCTATATATAACTGCCCATCCCAACATTATGTAAACCATCAGCCATTTTTTATCGTTTTCGTGATATATTTGCAGCGATCGCAGAATATCGATTCCAGTCACGTTCGTCCCAGCAAGCGTCTGCCCAAAAACGTCCTCTCTGGTACTCGTTTATCAAAAGCCCTTCATACGGGTATGTCATTGTCGATATCTTATTCATCCATCTCCAATACTTTGGTATATCATCATTACTCAAGAAGTACCcacaaaacaagaaaaaaagggCCGTAAAAGCGATAACTGCAGCATACCCGAGAATGAAGTTAGGGACAACCGAGCTCACGAACACCACAAACGAATTCGTGGAGAGTAGCGAAACGTAAAGAACGATCAAGAAGTAAACGAACGAGCCTTCGAGCTTCAACGCAAACCATGTGAGCCCCGCATAAACTGCTGCTTGGAGTAGGAGAAACGGGAGGTAAGTGATGAGGCCTGCAATCAGGGGTTAACTGAATCCAAACTgaaaaccgacaaaaccgaaccgaaattaacTGAAAATCGGTTATCGGTTCTTTTTTTGTACCATCGGTTAACTAATTCAGTACTGGACCTACGGGTTGGTTACCAGCTGTTTATTCAAAATCCAATTCAGTACTTTTAGTTTTTGTAAACTGAAATTGCAGGTGAGGCACTTCTGAATGCGTTTGGCAGTGCAACAGAGTTGATAATATCAATATGTGCGATGAAACATGGAATACTGCGAGCGTGTCGTACAACAATCATTACTGGGATCAATATTGTCAGACATGTTGCTTGTTCTTGGATGTGCATTCTTCTGTGGAGGAATTGATCAAAACTTTTTAGAAATGTTGCTTGTTCATTGATCAAAACttgaaattttaaatttatacCAACTTGTTGGCAGTCAAATGCTGTAATGAGAGTTGGCACTTTCAAGATTTAGCAGTTGTATAATGCTTATAGCATATGGTGGATACATCTTTTTTCAGTTGAATTATCAAAAGAACTCATATATCCCGATCAATGAGGTTGGAGTTAGCTACAGAGACGGTATTTACACCTTCaaaatgtttttatttatttatttattaaaaatctaATATTGAGTTTAAAATATCAGGAAACTAGTTCGGACGATGGGGGTTCAGATGATGAGGAATCTCCAGATATTTCAAAGTATGAATCGGTTATCTTAATATCTAGTCAACACAATTGAGGTATCCAAATTGTTTTGATCCTATTTGAAACTATTTCTTGaatctgtatatatttattatatcCTCTTGTGGGAAATGCAGCAGAACATGCGAGTACCATCATATTTGCAGTCAAAGACAAGCTTGTAAGCGCTTGTTTGCTATTTATCATAAatatcatttttcaaaattttttttctaaaatggtTACCATAATTATAATACATGTTATGCCATTTTGGTCATATATGCACCTAAACTACGTTCTACGTTTGCAGGATGGGACATCTGATTACTTCAAGGAACTAATACTTGTGTTTTCTTATCTGATAGTTGCTGCCAGTTTTTTTGTACATATGGATCCTCGATCTATGCGTAAGTTACCTTTCTTCCAAAttgttgtttgatttttgaccaaaCTGTGTTGTTTTACATTGTTGTAGGAAGTgattagctttttttttttttttttctggatTTTTTGCAGAAGACAAACCCTGGAGAAGGGGGCTTTGAATTTGGGGAGCAAGCAGAATCATGGTTCGGTATGATTGACCTCTTAAGTCGATTGTCACAACTATGGCTGTAGACATCCAATTTTCAGCATTAATTagaagtagggctgtaaacgaaccgaacgaacacgaacaaggccatgttcatgttcgttcgttaaggaaattaacatgttcgcgaactgttcacgaacgcataccgaacataagtttatgttcgtgttcattcgttaaggaaattcagttgttcacgaacagttcgtgaacaccggtctcaaacataaacgaacgcaagcaaataaaaatgaacgcaaacaaacatttaacttgaaaaaaaaatgaaaacgttgttatccttaaacattggatataagtagttaaatacaactatcaaatgataaatcaaaacacaagaagtctaccaCACCACCGAACGATGAataaagtttaactaacttagacataattatcaaATAAAATGTCTTAGAAtttccaaattttagctaacttagaaaaaataggggttcaagttttcaatatgtttagataaaatgtttattatttattattttttaatataatcaaacgaacatattaccgaacgttcacgaacgcagtcgaacgaacgagacctgtgttcgtgttcgtttgctaagctaaccgaacgattttttttgttcgtgttcgttcgttcgttaagctaatcgaacaaacataaacgaacttcccgccgaacggttcacgaactgttcgttgaacgttcggttcgtttacagccctaattagAAGAGAAGTTGAGTAAAATTAGCAGACAAATAAGTAAGAAAACATAAAGAATATTGTAAAGGCCCCATGTGATTGATTATTATATATATGAATTAAGATGTTCTCTTTACAAAAGAATTGGCATAcaacatataaataaaaaatgaatTTTAATTTTGTATCTTCTTAATAAAAATAGGTGGAAGTATCTGCTGCATTGTTAGTATCCCTACAAAGAATAGACCGGGCTTCAACAATTGAGCGAGGCGGTTCTAAGTCCTTCTCTTGTAATGCGTTTCCTTGCAATCTTTGCATTTGGGAAGCAAAAGTATCATCCAAAATCTACAAATCAAATAATAAATTCAAGTTATATTGCTAGAAAATACCCCAAAAGTCCAAAACAGATTTTAAACACAACTTACCCCAAGAGCATAATAAGATCCATTGTACCATACGCGGTTTTCCTTCCTACCCTCCAAAAACTTTAGCACAATCTACAAAACATACATTCAAATACATCACAACACATTCTTTCTAATTCTACCCTCCGAAAAGCATATGAAGATCGATATATTAATTACCTGTCCCATTTTGTCCCATAAACCGCGGCAACTAGCGATGAATATTTGATTTGTAAAAACCTCATGTAAGTTGGATATTGATTCCACAAGGTGTGAACACAAAACTTGCATCCTGTCACGGATTTCACTTTCTCCGTCTGCTTCCTTTGTTTCCTCGAGAATTCTTTGAAGTCGCGTACTTCGACTGGCTTGTGtctgttaaaaaaaattgattgatTACACATTATCTTCAAGAAAAAAGCGCTTGTTATCAACTTATGATTagttgattactcacattgctaatgAGCTTGACCACCACAGCCTGCATGTAGTTTTTATACTTTGTTCTGAATAACACAGTAACTGCATTCATTTGCTCTCCGTAAGTTGACTTTTTATCCCCGTTGTTGACCGGAAGATACGATGCCCATGACTTCAGTTTGTCCTCTATTCTACAGTGTAGAACATCAAGAATTCTCTTGATGGTGTTTAAAAATGTTCCGAGCTGCCATGAAACAAAACGAATAAAGATAAATAAGCTATTTATTTAACTAAATTTTTAAAACTGTTCAAAGCATACGACTCACTTGATTAGGAATGGAATACAGGGCGTTTGATTGTCGTCTCGTTAATTTCTGAACTTGTATTCCAAGCCTCTTGGGAATGCTATCTTTCAAAGGTGTCAAAATATCGGCATACTGTCTTTCAAGTGCTTTCATGATTGCTCTTTCCACATTTGCAACCGCCTTTCAAGTGTAAAACGAAAACATTTAGAACCAAAACACGTAAACACCTTGTGTTTGGAAAATTAAACACTATAACTTACATTCTCCAAAACCAACGTGTATTGTGGCCATCGACTGATCACGACTTCATATTCACTCAACATTGCTTTAATTTTATCGTATACTTCTTCAGCAAAAGGTGAAGTCGAATAATTTGTAATTACACCGGCCCATGGTGCCTTTTCAGCCTTGCATAGGTCAAGTAAGCAAAGTTGCATATCTTGGACCCAAACCATAATGTAATTATGGTACAAATTTCTTGAGTCTACGCCACCTTGAGGCACACTGTAACATAAACAtgatgacttttttttttttaattccgaGGAGTTATATGATTATTTTAATAACATAAGGAAATGAGATTGAGATCTAATTTAACAGACCTAATGTTCCATGACTCAAGATTTCTTTCGAAGTCAGCGGCTGCTATAAGAAGTTCATTGACATGCGGCTGAGGACTTGAAGGAGGCCATGCGGCAAGAAATCCTTTAAGCCGTTTGCATAACTCACTGCTGTAAACTGCTGCTGTGATGCTTGAGAGATCAATGGAGCTGAAAAAAGAGGCAAAGATGTCCAAAATTAATGCTGCAAAAGTTGCTAACATCTTTCGtccattttattattttttctataaataatttaTAACGGATGTGTTAATTATGATTACAAATTGATATAATTACAACAATAATTTAAATCTATGAATGGCACGTTCCCCTTCTAGCTAGGGCTGCGAACGAACCAAACGTTTGGCGgacagttcgtgaactgttcggcgggaagttcgtttgtgttcgtttgtttattaaacaaacaaacacaaacaagaaatttcgttcgtttagttaaatgaacagaGGACGCGTTCGtttatttatgttcgtgaacgttcggtaacgtgttcgtttgtgttcgatagttcattagttttttagcttttatattttatttaaatacttcaaaattccgacaaataaaatatttaataagtgtcaatgtattatatattttgttcatgaacgtttgtttgtgttcgtttgttagtatttgtgttcatgaacattagtttgtgctcatttgtgttcattaTCGTTCAtttcctaaaattaacaaacaaacacaaacgaacatgaacaagttgatttccttaacaaacaaacacggtaagcgttcatgaacagttcatgaacacatatatttcttaacaaacgaacacgaacaaggacttgttcatgtttgttcggtTTGTTTGCAGCCCTACTTCTAGctatttttttatttgacccgtttgagataaaacaagctcaaaatcatcAACATGGGCCAAAATTTCCACCTCTACTACTaaacattaaaaaatatataacggTATACGTGTACATACCTTGGTAGTATGTGTTGGTTATGTATCTTGATATCTGTCTTTATTTCATCACTTAAGTTTATACACAAATTCTTCATTTTCAAATAAGCCGTAGTGATTGCAATAGAATCCATAAGAAAACCATCAGTATTGCTTGCCACAAACTCATCGGTGTCCACCATGTGCTTCCTACACCTCTTTCTCGCTGCCGCCTGTGAAAAAAACACACAACTTTTAAACGAATGACACCTTCAATCAATAATACCCTATTAACCCAAAATTACAAAATACTCCACCTGTAAATAATTAGTCAACAAAGCTTGTCCATCTGGCGAAAGTATATCATGAATAAGAGTATATAATTGAACAGCTGGCACTAATGCTGGAGCAGCAGATTCCGGAAGCGGACTCAGTTTGTCTGATAATCCTGTAGAACAACTTTCATCTAACGACTTGTAGTTTTGAAAAGCAAGTGCGAGTAAACTCTCGATTTGTGTTTCGCAGTCTAATAACAAGCTTTTCTGCACAATGACGATAAAATAGCTATTGTTTCAAAATTtcataaagaatcaagaatcgaACTTAAATGTTAAAAACTTTCATACCTCTTGTCTTGTtagtcttctttctgttctagccTTGACAACGGGTACAAGTAGTTCGTAAATGAGCTCTAAGCAGTCTTTTATAGGTGTAGCAACATTCATTACATGTGAAAGATGCCTAAAATTGTTGTAAGATGACGAGATAATTAATACAAATGTAGAACGTAAAGGTTGTGATCAAGGAAAATGTAGAGCTCTTAAGTACCTGAGTTTAGTGTACGATTCGGAAACTCCATAATAATCGGAAAACTCAGTCAACAACCATTTCCAAGGTTCAACAACGCATAAATTACGCGCATGGAACGATTGCGCACGCATGGCAGACTCCAATAGTAAATCGTACGCAAGCGTTTCCACAACGGGCCCGCACTGTCGAATTTGTGAAAAGAATTAACATTGTGAAACAATCTAGAGCAAAAACCTTAGAAAAAAAAGTATATGATTTTCAAACCTTGAGGTGAGTAGTTTCATCGGATGTAACCGTACTGGTGATGGAAAGCTGAACCTTTCCTATGCATTCGTTGTCTTCATGATAAATCGGCCACCATTTGATTCTATCATTCTGCATACCATATTACCATAAATCAAATTGATAATTTCATTTATGTATTACACTTATACCGACAAATGTACTTTAAACTTACAAGATTATCATGTAAGGATGAAACTGGAATAACTGCACGACCCTGGATAATTCTCTTCTCACCCTGCACTTCTAGCAAAAGGGCATCTGCTTGATTCTCCGGGAAACTAATGTCGCATACAAGATTATAAAGTTAGTATATAACTATATTTAACATGTGACAGACGAATTAGTAAGTTTTTagttatctttttttttattttacggGTACTTACAAGTCATGGGAATCACCGGTTCCAGGCCTCAAACAAATGCCTAAGGTTGATTCCGTTTCTGTATGTTCTTGAGAGCTTTTAAGTTGCAATAAGCATGTCACCGGTTCTGCAACAAGACACCATTTTCTAAATTTCctatgaaaatttgaaaattcttttttttttattagatTATTATTATAAGTAAAGAACAAACCTTCACACGGAAGCGAGAATGAAGAGATTCCTAATTTGTTAATTTTGCTTTTTACAAGTGAAGATACGTGTCGAATGTACTCGACTCCTGCTTGCACATATATAGCACTTTGTTGAGAGTATGTGTCCTTGAGTTTTCTTTGTGGGATGATCCTTACTTTTCTCACTGCAAAATTATGCGCGAATGCACATCGACTTTGAATATTTTTGTATCATTAAAGTTAAAAAGActattaattttaataaaatgagTTAAATACCATACCTTCAACCTTAATCTTTCCAATCACTTTCTTTACTTTCAAGGGACACGCTTTATCTGTATTCTCGGTACCACTACTTGCAAGCGGTTTAAAACCTCGAGGTTGCAACAAGAACTTGTGTAATCTAAAGAAAAGTAGAAAATACGACCCTTTTAAGGTTAATGATATatgaaaaaatcaacaaaaaaaaaaaaaaaacagtaagaTAAGTAGAAAACATACCCAAAGGCATTGCGCAAAACTCGACATTCATCATTTAGAAACACGGGTGCTTCTGTACAGCCTCGTGCCCATGCGTTTAGGCATAACCGAAAGCACGCATCATATGTAATTAAAGTTTGCCATGGATTTTGACTACTGCCAAAAGTCAACATTCCAGTGTAAGTGAAATTAAATCATGCTACAAAAAGATAACAACCCAACTTCAATTGATATGGTACCTATTACAATAAGGTGCAAGATCTAGTAAGTTCGTTTCGCCACAAGGCATTGACTTAACAGCTTCACTTTCACTAACAGAAGACTCCAGTTTTACATCATGAGCAAGTTTATCATCATTTACGACGTTTTCGGTCACATTGATCTCTTTTTGCGATTGCTCAAATCCCGAATACCCTGAAGATTCTTTACTTGATTCACACTCAACCTCATCAATATGCCCTACTCCTTCAAAAATCGGCGGTGCACTCGGAGTTCCCAAGTCAGCTATAGGGGTACCCTATGTTTATCACgaaagtcaacaaaagtcaacccTCATAAACCTACAAAACATATGACATTAAGAAGCTTGCTGCACTTACATAGTTACTCAAATGTGTGCTTGCCCCACCATGCCATCCGGTTTCCGTAAAACTTCTTGTTTTTCGAGGAACTTCGACAGAAAGATCATCTTTTATTATCCCTCTATTCAACGTTGACTTGTTTGGTCCGACTTGTTTAGGCGATTTAACAAAATTAACGTTAAAAATTTCTTCGTTAAACTCTTCTCCTTCGGAGAAAGTGCAGTCCATGTCATCAGAAGCAGAGCCCACACTCTCATCATGATCAccataatcatcatcatcgtcgtcGTCTTCGTAATCGTTGAAGTTGTTTGCTTCAAGATTATGAGATCCTAGTAGGCTGGAATGAAACTTAAGGGGTGGTAATATATTAGAGGATTTGTAAGTTGCGGAATTGAATGAAAGAGGGGATTTTGGTATAACGTATTCGTGATCAACTACTGTCTCTCTTAAAGGCGAACGGGCCCGAAGCTGTTCCTTATCTGACCCCTGCTAACACAAATATTCAAGGTTCAGTTCTTTTGTTAAACAAAGTTAAGAAATGATTATATTCATCAATAAATCAGACATCtactcgcgaaacaaacagtctgaatgaaccattaagtgctgaaccagtaaaaggtctgaaccattaagagccccgttaagagctaaacaaacagcccctcaGTTCTTTTAATAACGAAACATAAAAAATATTGCAGGGAAAATCAACAGGAATTTGTGGGTATATGATCAATAATCTAAAAACAatgaaaataataataactattcttttttttttctctaatCCCTGCTACATAGCATTCAAGTTTCAATCTTTTTCGAAAGAAAAATGAAGCTAATCTACACATACATCAAGAAACCCTTTTGGGTATATGATCAAGAATCTAAACATGACACATATATCATTCATTCAAGTGTGCTGAATTTCAAGAAAGATTATTCATAAATGTACCTGCTTGACCCAGTTGAGTGCACTTTCATCTAAGCCTTCTGTGAACATTTTTACAAGAACAGAGAAAGATTATGAATATGAAGAATGAAGAAAATCAGTTATGAAACAAATTGTGTTGTGGGTTTAAGGAGATGAGTTTGGttgaagagagaggagagagaagaaGAGCGTTTGTAACGGCTAGTTTGAAAAGCTTTGCTGAATACTTACACCAGCTGGTTGTTTCATCTTCGTCCCTATATTTTTATGAATATGTCACCGACACCCCCCTCTTTTTTTATACTACTTTTTTAGACTTTTTCAATGatgcttttttttttcattttcttttttcaatatttatgtttttttcTAAATAATTTTAAGAAAGATAAGCATTGACCTTTTGGTTTTGGTGAATAAGATAGGAAAACCAatatattttctgtttttttttaagtCACTTATCAATTTTTTACACATATAAAATTAATAcacttttttttaaatacttgttattttttgttttttcttttcataaaaatcttaaacttgaaaaataaattaTCTCCTATTATGATTGTGATATGGTAGTTAGTGTTAGTTAGTAGTTGAGGGGGGTTAATTGTAAAACATGATAGTTCAGGGGTCAATACTGTAACAAGTTTGTTTGAAAAGTAGTTACCAGCTAACCAAGGAGGTAGCTTGGTTTTGCGTCTCCCTCTCTCTagttctctctctctaaactcagCTCCTATCATTGGTAACAGAGCCACCGACCCTCGTCGGAGCTCcggtcaccaccaccaccagattCTGTTGCAATTCCGATCGAATCAATTCTTCAATTCGTTTCAATTCATCATAATTCCTTCATTTGATCTTTTCTTTGAAGCCTGAATTGATCAGTCGTGATCAATTCATTCCTGGTTTGATCAATTTGTGATCAAATCATCCTTGATTCCGTTCGTATTTCTTGATTCTTTTCATTCACCGTTGATAATCATGACTACTGGTACACGACAACAGGAAATGGAAAAGCAAATTAGGGACAACCAGTTAACATTGGGGAAGTTGGAGATCATCGTGCAAGATCTTCTAGCCAATTCCCAATTGGTTAGTAACAACATGCAGACAGTTACTCAGAATGCTGAAGAAAGTAAGGTTGTTGGAGCACAAATTCAGTTGCAGATACAGTCTTTGCTAGACAAAATGACAGTGATGGAGAACAATAGAGGAATGGTTGTTAATGGGGGCAATCAAGAGGCCAGATAAGCAAGGTTGGGATGGTTAGACTTTCCTAAATTCAACGGAGATGATGTGGAAGGGTGGATATACAAGAGTAACCATTTCTTTGAGGTGGATAAAACTCCTGAAAACCTGAAAATGAGATATGCAGTTGTTAATCTTGAGGGAAAGGCACTGCAGTGGTATCAAGGGTATCTTAAAAGTAACAATTTGACTCTTGATACTGTGAGCTGGGAGGACTATAGTAGATCTGCTACTGCAAGGTTTTCAATGGATCTTTTGGAAGATGCCATGGAAGAATTAAAGAACCTACACTAAACAGGAAGTCTACAAGACTACTGTGATGCCTTTGATGCATTGTTGAACAAGGTAAACATACAACAAGATTATGTTGTGAGTATGTTTGTAGGAGGGTTAAAGATGGAATTGAGA from Helianthus annuus cultivar XRQ/B chromosome 10, HanXRQr2.0-SUNRISE, whole genome shotgun sequence harbors:
- the LOC110886025 gene encoding uncharacterized protein LOC110886025 isoform X2 — translated: MFTEGLDESALNWVKQGSDKEQLRARSPLRETVVDHEYVIPKSPLSFNSATYKSSNILPPLKFHSSLLGSHNLEANNFNDYEDDDDDDDYGDHDESVGSASDDMDCTFSEGEEFNEEIFNVNFVKSPKQVGPNKSTLNRGIIKDDLSVEVPRKTRSFTETGWHGGASTHLSNYGTPIADLGTPSAPPIFEGVGHIDEVECESSKESSGYSGFEQSQKEINVTENVVNDDKLAHDVKLESSVSESEAVKSMPCGETNLLDLAPYCNSSQNPWQTLITYDACFRLCLNAWARGCTEAPVFLNDECRVLRNAFGLHKFLLQPRGFKPLASSGTENTDKACPLKVKKVIGKIKVEVRKVRIIPQRKLKDTYSQQSAIYVQAGVEYIRHVSSLVKSKINKLGISSFSLPCEEPVTCLLQLKSSQEHTETESTLGICLRPGTGDSHDFFPENQADALLLEVQGEKRIIQGRAVIPVSSLHDNLNDRIKWWPIYHEDNECIGKVQLSITSTVTSDETTHLKCGPVVETLAYDLLLESAMRAQSFHARNLCVVEPWKWLLTEFSDYYGVSESYTKLRHLSHVMNVATPIKDCLELIYELLVPVVKARTERRLTRQEKSLLLDCETQIESLLALAFQNYKSLDESCSTGLSDKLSPLPESAAPALVPAVQLYTLIHDILSPDGQALLTNYLQAAARKRCRKHMVDTDEFVASNTDGFLMDSIAITTAYLKMKNLCINLSDEIKTDIKIHNQHILPSSIDLSSITAAVYSSELCKRLKGFLAAWPPSSPQPHVNELLIAAADFERNLESWNISVPQGGVDSRNLYHNYIMVWVQDMQLCLLDLCKAEKAPWAGVITNYSTSPFAEEVYDKIKAMLSEYEVVISRWPQYTLVLENAVANVERAIMKALERQYADILTPLKDSIPKRLGIQVQKLTRRQSNALYSIPNQLGTFLNTIKRILDVLHCRIEDKLKSWASYLPVNNGDKKSTYGEQMNAVTVLFRTKYKNYMQAVVVKLISNTQASRSTRLQRILEETKEADGESEIRDRMQVLCSHLVESISNLHEVFTNQIFIASCRGLWDKMGQIVLKFLEGRKENRVWYNGSYYALGILDDTFASQMQRLQGNALQEKDLEPPRSIVEARSILCRDTNNAADTSTYFY
- the LOC110886025 gene encoding uncharacterized protein LOC110886025 isoform X3 gives rise to the protein MFTEGLDESALNWVKQQGSDKEQLRARSPLRETVVDHEYVIPKSPLSFNSATYKSSNILPPLKFHSSLLGSHNLEANNFNDYEDDDDDDDYGDHDESVGSASDDMDCTFSEGEEFNEEIFNVNFVKSPKQVGPNKSTLNRGIIKDDLSVEVPRKTRSFTETGWHGGASTHLSNYGTPIADLGTPSAPPIFEGVGHIDEVECESSKESSGYSGFEQSQKEINVTENVVNDDKLAHDVKLESSVSESEAVKSMPCGETNLLDLAPYCNSQNPWQTLITYDACFRLCLNAWARGCTEAPVFLNDECRVLRNAFGLHKFLLQPRGFKPLASSGTENTDKACPLKVKKVIGKIKVEVRKVRIIPQRKLKDTYSQQSAIYVQAGVEYIRHVSSLVKSKINKLGISSFSLPCEEPVTCLLQLKSSQEHTETESTLGICLRPGTGDSHDFFPENQADALLLEVQGEKRIIQGRAVIPVSSLHDNLNDRIKWWPIYHEDNECIGKVQLSITSTVTSDETTHLKCGPVVETLAYDLLLESAMRAQSFHARNLCVVEPWKWLLTEFSDYYGVSESYTKLRHLSHVMNVATPIKDCLELIYELLVPVVKARTERRLTRQEKSLLLDCETQIESLLALAFQNYKSLDESCSTGLSDKLSPLPESAAPALVPAVQLYTLIHDILSPDGQALLTNYLQAAARKRCRKHMVDTDEFVASNTDGFLMDSIAITTAYLKMKNLCINLSDEIKTDIKIHNQHILPSSIDLSSITAAVYSSELCKRLKGFLAAWPPSSPQPHVNELLIAAADFERNLESWNISVPQGGVDSRNLYHNYIMVWVQDMQLCLLDLCKAEKAPWAGVITNYSTSPFAEEVYDKIKAMLSEYEVVISRWPQYTLVLENAVANVERAIMKALERQYADILTPLKDSIPKRLGIQVQKLTRRQSNALYSIPNQLGTFLNTIKRILDVLHCRIEDKLKSWASYLPVNNGDKKSTYGEQMNAVTVLFRTKYKNYMQAVVVKLISNTQASRSTRLQRILEETKEADGESEIRDRMQVLCSHLVESISNLHEVFTNQIFIASCRGLWDKMGQIVLKFLEGRKENRVWYNGSYYALGILDDTFASQMQRLQGNALQEKDLEPPRSIVEARSILCRDTNNAADTSTYFY